One segment of Prionailurus bengalensis isolate Pbe53 chromosome D4, Fcat_Pben_1.1_paternal_pri, whole genome shotgun sequence DNA contains the following:
- the LRSAM1 gene encoding E3 ubiquitin-protein ligase LRSAM1 isoform X3 has translation MPLFFRKRKPSEEARKRLEYQMCLAKEAGADDILDISKCELSEIPFGAFATCKVLQKKVLIVHTNHLTYLLPKSCSLLSLATIKVLDLHDNQLSALPDDIGQLTALQVLNVERNQLTYLPRSIGNLIQLQTLNVKDNKLRELPDTVGELRSLRTLDISENEIQRLPQLLAHVRTLETLSLDASSMVYPPQEVCSAGTQAIQQFLCKESGLEYYPPSQYLLPVLEQDGADASWDSPDGPTDRFSREEAEWQNRFSDYEKRKEQKMLEKLEFERHLELGQREHAQLLQQSSNQKDEILQTVKEEQSRLEQGLSEHQRYLDAERQRLQEQLKQTEQNIANRIQKLLQENQRQKKSSEILKSLENERIRMEQLMSITQEETENLRRREIASAMQQMLTESCTNRLIQVAYESQRQNLVQQACSSMAEMDERFQQILSWQQMDQNKAISQILQESAMQKAAFEALQVKKDLMHRQIRKQIKLIETELLQLTQLEVKRKSLDTEALQEMISEQRWALSSLLQQLLKEKTQREEELREILTELEAKSETRQENYWLIQYQRLLNQKPLSLKLQEEGMERQLAALLVDLSAEHYLPIFAHHRISLDTLSRMSPGDLAKVGVSEAGLQHEILRRVRELLGAARIQPEPLNPPKGEVPGAMEVPTAPEELPESVSPSAPPAELEVQTSECVVCLEQEAQMIFLNCGHVCCCQQCCQPLRTCPLCRQEIVQRLRIYHSG, from the exons ATGCCTCTCTTCTTCCGGAAGCGGAAACCCAGTGAAGAGGCTCGGAAACGCCTGGAGTATCAGATGTGCCTG GCAAAAGAAGCTGGGGCAGATGACATTCTTGACATCTCTAAATGTGAGCTCTCAGAG ATTCCATTTGGGGCTTTTGCAACATGCAAAGTTCTACAGAAAAAG GTGTTGATTGTCCACACGAATCACCTCACTTACCTGCTCCCTAAATCTTGCAGCCTCCTGAGTCTTGCAACCATCAAG GTTCTGGATCTTCACGATAATCAGCTGTCCGCTCTTCCCGACGATATAGGGCAGCTGACCGCCCTCCAG GTATTGAACGTAGAAAGGAATCAACTGACATATCTGCCACGTTCCATTGGGAACCTGATCCAGCTCCAGACCCTCAACGTGAAAG ATAACAAGCTGAGGGAGCTTCCCGACACCGTGGGGGAACTTCGAAGCCTTCGTACCCTTGACATCAGTGAGAACGAGATTCAGAGGCTGCCACAGCTGCTGGCGCACGTTCGAACCCTGGAA ACTCTGAGCCTCGACGCCTCGTCCATGGTTTACCCCCCACAGGAGGTGTGCAGTGCTGGGACCCAGGCCATTCAGCAGTTCCTCTGCAAAG AGTCAGGGCTGGAATACTACCCTCCTTCTCAGTACTTGCTGCCAGTCCTGGAGCAAGATGGGGCTGACGCTTCCTGGGACAGCCCCGACGGCCCCACAGACAGGTTctccagggaggaggcagaatgGCAG aataGGTTCTCAGACTATGAGAAGAGGAAG GAACAGAAGATGCTGGAGAAACTCGAGTTTGAACGGCACCTGGAACTCGGGCAGCGAGAACATGCCCAGCTCCTTCAGCAGAGCAGCAATCAGAAGGACGAGATCCTTCAGACGGTCAAGGAG GAGCAGTCCCGGCTGGAGCAGGGCCTAAGTGAGCATCAGCGCTACCTGGATGCAGAGCGTCAGCGGCTGCAGGAGCAGCTGAAGCAAACGGAGCAGAACATCGCCAACCGGATCCAGAAACTCCTGCAGGAGAATCAGAG GCAGAAGAAAAGTTCTGAGATCTTGAAGTCGCTGGAAAATGAAAG gaTAAGGATGGAACAGTTGATGTCCATCACTCAGGAGGAGACTGAGAACCTGCGGAGGCGTGAGATTGCCT CCGCCATGCAGCAGATGCTGACCGAGAGCTGTACAAACCGGCTCATCCAGGTGGCCTACGAGTCCCAGAGGCAGAATTTGGTCCAGCAGGCCTGTTCCAG CATGGCCGAAATGGATGAGCGATTCCAGCAGATACTGTCATGGCAGCAGATGGATCAGAACAAAGCCATCAGCCAGATCCTGCAGGAG AGTGCCATGCAGAAGGCTGCGTTTGAGGCTCTGCAGGTGAAGAAGGACCTCATGCACCGGCAGATCAGGAAGCAG ATTAAGTTAATAGAAACTGAGTTATTGCAGCTGACACAGCTGGAGGTAAAGAGGAAGTCCCTGGACACAGAGGCATTGCAG GAGATGATCTCAGAGCAGCGCTGGGCCCTGAGCTCCCTGCTCCAGCAGCTGCTCAAGGAGAAGACGCAGCGGGAGGAAGAGCTCCGGGAAATCCTG ACAGAGTTAGAAGCCAAAAGTGAAACCAGGCAGGAAAATTACTGGCTGATTCAGTATCAACGGCTTTTGAACCAGAAACCCTTGTCCTTGAAGCTGCAG GAAGAAGGCATGGAACGCCAGCTGGCGGCCCTCCTGGTGGATCTGTCGGCTGAACACTACCTGCCCATCTTTGCCCACCACCGCATCTCCCTGGACACGCTGAGCCGGATGAGCCCTGGGGACCTGGCCAAG GTGGGCGTCTCGGAAGCCGGCCTGCAGCACGAGATCCTGCGGAGAGTCCGGGAGCTGTTGGGTGCGGCCAGGATCCAGCCAG AGCCACTGAACCCACCCAAGGGTGAGGTCCCTGGGGCCATGGAGGTGCCCACTGCCCCCGAGGAGCTGCCTGAGTCCGTGAGCCCATCTGCTCCCCCGGCAGAGCTGGAGGTGCAGACTTCAGAGTGCGTCGTGTGCCTGGAACAAGAG gccCAGATGATCTTCCTCAATTGCGGCCACGTCTGCTGCTGCCAGCAGTGCTGCCAGCCGCTGCGCACCTGCCCGCTGTGCCGCCAGGAGATCGTGCAGCGCCTCCGCATCTACCACAGCGGCTGA
- the LRSAM1 gene encoding E3 ubiquitin-protein ligase LRSAM1 isoform X1, whose product MPLFFRKRKPSEEARKRLEYQMCLAKEAGADDILDISKCELSEIPFGAFATCKVLQKKVLIVHTNHLTYLLPKSCSLLSLATIKVLDLHDNQLSALPDDIGQLTALQVLNVERNQLTYLPRSIGNLIQLQTLNVKDNKLRELPDTVGELRSLRTLDISENEIQRLPQLLAHVRTLETLSLDASSMVYPPQEVCSAGTQAIQQFLCKESGLEYYPPSQYLLPVLEQDGADASWDSPDGPTDRFSREEAEWQNRFSDYEKRKEQKMLEKLEFERHLELGQREHAQLLQQSSNQKDEILQTVKEEQSRLEQGLSEHQRYLDAERQRLQEQLKQTEQNIANRIQKLLQENQRQKKSSEILKSLENERIRMEQLMSITQEETENLRRREIASAMQQMLTESCTNRLIQVAYESQRQNLVQQACSSMAEMDERFQQILSWQQMDQNKAISQILQESAMQKAAFEALQVKKDLMHRQIRKQIKLIETELLQLTQLEVKRKSLDTEALQEMISEQRWALSSLLQQLLKEKTQREEELREILTELEAKSETRQENYWLIQYQRLLNQKPLSLKLQEEGMERQLAALLVDLSAEHYLPIFAHHRISLDTLSRMSPGDLAKVGVSEAGLQHEILRRVRELLGAARIQPEPLNPPKGEVPGAMEVPTAPEELPESVSPSAPPAELEVQTSECVVCLEQEAQMIFLNCGHVCCCQQCCQPLRTCPLCRQEIGRASQQTGAPKRPEQEILAVCGPLSPGRERGEQRLWDQI is encoded by the exons ATGCCTCTCTTCTTCCGGAAGCGGAAACCCAGTGAAGAGGCTCGGAAACGCCTGGAGTATCAGATGTGCCTG GCAAAAGAAGCTGGGGCAGATGACATTCTTGACATCTCTAAATGTGAGCTCTCAGAG ATTCCATTTGGGGCTTTTGCAACATGCAAAGTTCTACAGAAAAAG GTGTTGATTGTCCACACGAATCACCTCACTTACCTGCTCCCTAAATCTTGCAGCCTCCTGAGTCTTGCAACCATCAAG GTTCTGGATCTTCACGATAATCAGCTGTCCGCTCTTCCCGACGATATAGGGCAGCTGACCGCCCTCCAG GTATTGAACGTAGAAAGGAATCAACTGACATATCTGCCACGTTCCATTGGGAACCTGATCCAGCTCCAGACCCTCAACGTGAAAG ATAACAAGCTGAGGGAGCTTCCCGACACCGTGGGGGAACTTCGAAGCCTTCGTACCCTTGACATCAGTGAGAACGAGATTCAGAGGCTGCCACAGCTGCTGGCGCACGTTCGAACCCTGGAA ACTCTGAGCCTCGACGCCTCGTCCATGGTTTACCCCCCACAGGAGGTGTGCAGTGCTGGGACCCAGGCCATTCAGCAGTTCCTCTGCAAAG AGTCAGGGCTGGAATACTACCCTCCTTCTCAGTACTTGCTGCCAGTCCTGGAGCAAGATGGGGCTGACGCTTCCTGGGACAGCCCCGACGGCCCCACAGACAGGTTctccagggaggaggcagaatgGCAG aataGGTTCTCAGACTATGAGAAGAGGAAG GAACAGAAGATGCTGGAGAAACTCGAGTTTGAACGGCACCTGGAACTCGGGCAGCGAGAACATGCCCAGCTCCTTCAGCAGAGCAGCAATCAGAAGGACGAGATCCTTCAGACGGTCAAGGAG GAGCAGTCCCGGCTGGAGCAGGGCCTAAGTGAGCATCAGCGCTACCTGGATGCAGAGCGTCAGCGGCTGCAGGAGCAGCTGAAGCAAACGGAGCAGAACATCGCCAACCGGATCCAGAAACTCCTGCAGGAGAATCAGAG GCAGAAGAAAAGTTCTGAGATCTTGAAGTCGCTGGAAAATGAAAG gaTAAGGATGGAACAGTTGATGTCCATCACTCAGGAGGAGACTGAGAACCTGCGGAGGCGTGAGATTGCCT CCGCCATGCAGCAGATGCTGACCGAGAGCTGTACAAACCGGCTCATCCAGGTGGCCTACGAGTCCCAGAGGCAGAATTTGGTCCAGCAGGCCTGTTCCAG CATGGCCGAAATGGATGAGCGATTCCAGCAGATACTGTCATGGCAGCAGATGGATCAGAACAAAGCCATCAGCCAGATCCTGCAGGAG AGTGCCATGCAGAAGGCTGCGTTTGAGGCTCTGCAGGTGAAGAAGGACCTCATGCACCGGCAGATCAGGAAGCAG ATTAAGTTAATAGAAACTGAGTTATTGCAGCTGACACAGCTGGAGGTAAAGAGGAAGTCCCTGGACACAGAGGCATTGCAG GAGATGATCTCAGAGCAGCGCTGGGCCCTGAGCTCCCTGCTCCAGCAGCTGCTCAAGGAGAAGACGCAGCGGGAGGAAGAGCTCCGGGAAATCCTG ACAGAGTTAGAAGCCAAAAGTGAAACCAGGCAGGAAAATTACTGGCTGATTCAGTATCAACGGCTTTTGAACCAGAAACCCTTGTCCTTGAAGCTGCAG GAAGAAGGCATGGAACGCCAGCTGGCGGCCCTCCTGGTGGATCTGTCGGCTGAACACTACCTGCCCATCTTTGCCCACCACCGCATCTCCCTGGACACGCTGAGCCGGATGAGCCCTGGGGACCTGGCCAAG GTGGGCGTCTCGGAAGCCGGCCTGCAGCACGAGATCCTGCGGAGAGTCCGGGAGCTGTTGGGTGCGGCCAGGATCCAGCCAG AGCCACTGAACCCACCCAAGGGTGAGGTCCCTGGGGCCATGGAGGTGCCCACTGCCCCCGAGGAGCTGCCTGAGTCCGTGAGCCCATCTGCTCCCCCGGCAGAGCTGGAGGTGCAGACTTCAGAGTGCGTCGTGTGCCTGGAACAAGAG gccCAGATGATCTTCCTCAATTGCGGCCACGTCTGCTGCTGCCAGCAGTGCTGCCAGCCGCTGCGCACCTGCCCGCTGTGCCGCCAGGAGATC
- the LRSAM1 gene encoding E3 ubiquitin-protein ligase LRSAM1 isoform X5 has translation MPLFFRKRKPSEEARKRLEYQMCLAKEAGADDILDISKCELSEIPFGAFATCKVLQKKVLIVHTNHLTYLLPKSCSLLSLATIKVLDLHDNQLSALPDDIGQLTALQVLNVERNQLTYLPRSIGNLIQLQTLNVKDNKLRELPDTVGELRSLRTLDISENEIQRLPQLLAHVRTLETLSLDASSMVYPPQEVCSAGTQAIQQFLCKESGLEYYPPSQYLLPVLEQDGADASWDSPDGPTDRFSREEAEWQNRFSDYEKRKEQKMLEKLEFERHLELGQREHAQLLQQSSNQKDEILQTVKEEQSRLEQGLSEHQRYLDAERQRLQEQLKQTEQNIANRIQKLLQENQRQKKSSEILKSLENERIRMEQLMSITQEETENLRRREIASAMQQMLTESCTNRLIQVAYESQRQNLVQQACSSMAEMDERFQQILSWQQMDQNKAISQILQESAMQKAAFEALQVKKDLMHRQIRKQEMISEQRWALSSLLQQLLKEKTQREEELREILTELEAKSETRQENYWLIQYQRLLNQKPLSLKLQEEGMERQLAALLVDLSAEHYLPIFAHHRISLDTLSRMSPGDLAKVGVSEAGLQHEILRRVRELLGAARIQPEPLNPPKGEVPGAMEVPTAPEELPESVSPSAPPAELEVQTSECVVCLEQEAQMIFLNCGHVCCCQQCCQPLRTCPLCRQEIVQRLRIYHSG, from the exons ATGCCTCTCTTCTTCCGGAAGCGGAAACCCAGTGAAGAGGCTCGGAAACGCCTGGAGTATCAGATGTGCCTG GCAAAAGAAGCTGGGGCAGATGACATTCTTGACATCTCTAAATGTGAGCTCTCAGAG ATTCCATTTGGGGCTTTTGCAACATGCAAAGTTCTACAGAAAAAG GTGTTGATTGTCCACACGAATCACCTCACTTACCTGCTCCCTAAATCTTGCAGCCTCCTGAGTCTTGCAACCATCAAG GTTCTGGATCTTCACGATAATCAGCTGTCCGCTCTTCCCGACGATATAGGGCAGCTGACCGCCCTCCAG GTATTGAACGTAGAAAGGAATCAACTGACATATCTGCCACGTTCCATTGGGAACCTGATCCAGCTCCAGACCCTCAACGTGAAAG ATAACAAGCTGAGGGAGCTTCCCGACACCGTGGGGGAACTTCGAAGCCTTCGTACCCTTGACATCAGTGAGAACGAGATTCAGAGGCTGCCACAGCTGCTGGCGCACGTTCGAACCCTGGAA ACTCTGAGCCTCGACGCCTCGTCCATGGTTTACCCCCCACAGGAGGTGTGCAGTGCTGGGACCCAGGCCATTCAGCAGTTCCTCTGCAAAG AGTCAGGGCTGGAATACTACCCTCCTTCTCAGTACTTGCTGCCAGTCCTGGAGCAAGATGGGGCTGACGCTTCCTGGGACAGCCCCGACGGCCCCACAGACAGGTTctccagggaggaggcagaatgGCAG aataGGTTCTCAGACTATGAGAAGAGGAAG GAACAGAAGATGCTGGAGAAACTCGAGTTTGAACGGCACCTGGAACTCGGGCAGCGAGAACATGCCCAGCTCCTTCAGCAGAGCAGCAATCAGAAGGACGAGATCCTTCAGACGGTCAAGGAG GAGCAGTCCCGGCTGGAGCAGGGCCTAAGTGAGCATCAGCGCTACCTGGATGCAGAGCGTCAGCGGCTGCAGGAGCAGCTGAAGCAAACGGAGCAGAACATCGCCAACCGGATCCAGAAACTCCTGCAGGAGAATCAGAG GCAGAAGAAAAGTTCTGAGATCTTGAAGTCGCTGGAAAATGAAAG gaTAAGGATGGAACAGTTGATGTCCATCACTCAGGAGGAGACTGAGAACCTGCGGAGGCGTGAGATTGCCT CCGCCATGCAGCAGATGCTGACCGAGAGCTGTACAAACCGGCTCATCCAGGTGGCCTACGAGTCCCAGAGGCAGAATTTGGTCCAGCAGGCCTGTTCCAG CATGGCCGAAATGGATGAGCGATTCCAGCAGATACTGTCATGGCAGCAGATGGATCAGAACAAAGCCATCAGCCAGATCCTGCAGGAG AGTGCCATGCAGAAGGCTGCGTTTGAGGCTCTGCAGGTGAAGAAGGACCTCATGCACCGGCAGATCAGGAAGCAG GAGATGATCTCAGAGCAGCGCTGGGCCCTGAGCTCCCTGCTCCAGCAGCTGCTCAAGGAGAAGACGCAGCGGGAGGAAGAGCTCCGGGAAATCCTG ACAGAGTTAGAAGCCAAAAGTGAAACCAGGCAGGAAAATTACTGGCTGATTCAGTATCAACGGCTTTTGAACCAGAAACCCTTGTCCTTGAAGCTGCAG GAAGAAGGCATGGAACGCCAGCTGGCGGCCCTCCTGGTGGATCTGTCGGCTGAACACTACCTGCCCATCTTTGCCCACCACCGCATCTCCCTGGACACGCTGAGCCGGATGAGCCCTGGGGACCTGGCCAAG GTGGGCGTCTCGGAAGCCGGCCTGCAGCACGAGATCCTGCGGAGAGTCCGGGAGCTGTTGGGTGCGGCCAGGATCCAGCCAG AGCCACTGAACCCACCCAAGGGTGAGGTCCCTGGGGCCATGGAGGTGCCCACTGCCCCCGAGGAGCTGCCTGAGTCCGTGAGCCCATCTGCTCCCCCGGCAGAGCTGGAGGTGCAGACTTCAGAGTGCGTCGTGTGCCTGGAACAAGAG gccCAGATGATCTTCCTCAATTGCGGCCACGTCTGCTGCTGCCAGCAGTGCTGCCAGCCGCTGCGCACCTGCCCGCTGTGCCGCCAGGAGATCGTGCAGCGCCTCCGCATCTACCACAGCGGCTGA
- the LRSAM1 gene encoding E3 ubiquitin-protein ligase LRSAM1 isoform X2 — translation MPLFFRKRKPSEEARKRLEYQMCLAKEAGADDILDISKCELSEIPFGAFATCKVLQKKVLIVHTNHLTYLLPKSCSLLSLATIKVLDLHDNQLSALPDDIGQLTALQVLNVERNQLTYLPRSIGNLIQLQTLNVKDNKLRELPDTVGELRSLRTLDISENEIQRLPQLLAHVRTLETLSLDASSMVYPPQEVCSAGTQAIQQFLCKESGLEYYPPSQYLLPVLEQDGADASWDSPDGPTDRFSREEAEWQNRFSDYEKRKEQKMLEKLEFERHLELGQREHAQLLQQSSNQKDEILQTVKEEQSRLEQGLSEHQRYLDAERQRLQEQLKQTEQNIANRIQKLLQENQRQKKSSEILKSLENERIRMEQLMSITQEETENLRRREIASAMQQMLTESCTNRLIQVAYESQRQNLVQQACSSMAEMDERFQQILSWQQMDQNKAISQILQESAMQKAAFEALQVKKDLMHRQIRKQEMISEQRWALSSLLQQLLKEKTQREEELREILTELEAKSETRQENYWLIQYQRLLNQKPLSLKLQEEGMERQLAALLVDLSAEHYLPIFAHHRISLDTLSRMSPGDLAKVGVSEAGLQHEILRRVRELLGAARIQPEPLNPPKGEVPGAMEVPTAPEELPESVSPSAPPAELEVQTSECVVCLEQEAQMIFLNCGHVCCCQQCCQPLRTCPLCRQEIGRASQQTGAPKRPEQEILAVCGPLSPGRERGEQRLWDQI, via the exons ATGCCTCTCTTCTTCCGGAAGCGGAAACCCAGTGAAGAGGCTCGGAAACGCCTGGAGTATCAGATGTGCCTG GCAAAAGAAGCTGGGGCAGATGACATTCTTGACATCTCTAAATGTGAGCTCTCAGAG ATTCCATTTGGGGCTTTTGCAACATGCAAAGTTCTACAGAAAAAG GTGTTGATTGTCCACACGAATCACCTCACTTACCTGCTCCCTAAATCTTGCAGCCTCCTGAGTCTTGCAACCATCAAG GTTCTGGATCTTCACGATAATCAGCTGTCCGCTCTTCCCGACGATATAGGGCAGCTGACCGCCCTCCAG GTATTGAACGTAGAAAGGAATCAACTGACATATCTGCCACGTTCCATTGGGAACCTGATCCAGCTCCAGACCCTCAACGTGAAAG ATAACAAGCTGAGGGAGCTTCCCGACACCGTGGGGGAACTTCGAAGCCTTCGTACCCTTGACATCAGTGAGAACGAGATTCAGAGGCTGCCACAGCTGCTGGCGCACGTTCGAACCCTGGAA ACTCTGAGCCTCGACGCCTCGTCCATGGTTTACCCCCCACAGGAGGTGTGCAGTGCTGGGACCCAGGCCATTCAGCAGTTCCTCTGCAAAG AGTCAGGGCTGGAATACTACCCTCCTTCTCAGTACTTGCTGCCAGTCCTGGAGCAAGATGGGGCTGACGCTTCCTGGGACAGCCCCGACGGCCCCACAGACAGGTTctccagggaggaggcagaatgGCAG aataGGTTCTCAGACTATGAGAAGAGGAAG GAACAGAAGATGCTGGAGAAACTCGAGTTTGAACGGCACCTGGAACTCGGGCAGCGAGAACATGCCCAGCTCCTTCAGCAGAGCAGCAATCAGAAGGACGAGATCCTTCAGACGGTCAAGGAG GAGCAGTCCCGGCTGGAGCAGGGCCTAAGTGAGCATCAGCGCTACCTGGATGCAGAGCGTCAGCGGCTGCAGGAGCAGCTGAAGCAAACGGAGCAGAACATCGCCAACCGGATCCAGAAACTCCTGCAGGAGAATCAGAG GCAGAAGAAAAGTTCTGAGATCTTGAAGTCGCTGGAAAATGAAAG gaTAAGGATGGAACAGTTGATGTCCATCACTCAGGAGGAGACTGAGAACCTGCGGAGGCGTGAGATTGCCT CCGCCATGCAGCAGATGCTGACCGAGAGCTGTACAAACCGGCTCATCCAGGTGGCCTACGAGTCCCAGAGGCAGAATTTGGTCCAGCAGGCCTGTTCCAG CATGGCCGAAATGGATGAGCGATTCCAGCAGATACTGTCATGGCAGCAGATGGATCAGAACAAAGCCATCAGCCAGATCCTGCAGGAG AGTGCCATGCAGAAGGCTGCGTTTGAGGCTCTGCAGGTGAAGAAGGACCTCATGCACCGGCAGATCAGGAAGCAG GAGATGATCTCAGAGCAGCGCTGGGCCCTGAGCTCCCTGCTCCAGCAGCTGCTCAAGGAGAAGACGCAGCGGGAGGAAGAGCTCCGGGAAATCCTG ACAGAGTTAGAAGCCAAAAGTGAAACCAGGCAGGAAAATTACTGGCTGATTCAGTATCAACGGCTTTTGAACCAGAAACCCTTGTCCTTGAAGCTGCAG GAAGAAGGCATGGAACGCCAGCTGGCGGCCCTCCTGGTGGATCTGTCGGCTGAACACTACCTGCCCATCTTTGCCCACCACCGCATCTCCCTGGACACGCTGAGCCGGATGAGCCCTGGGGACCTGGCCAAG GTGGGCGTCTCGGAAGCCGGCCTGCAGCACGAGATCCTGCGGAGAGTCCGGGAGCTGTTGGGTGCGGCCAGGATCCAGCCAG AGCCACTGAACCCACCCAAGGGTGAGGTCCCTGGGGCCATGGAGGTGCCCACTGCCCCCGAGGAGCTGCCTGAGTCCGTGAGCCCATCTGCTCCCCCGGCAGAGCTGGAGGTGCAGACTTCAGAGTGCGTCGTGTGCCTGGAACAAGAG gccCAGATGATCTTCCTCAATTGCGGCCACGTCTGCTGCTGCCAGCAGTGCTGCCAGCCGCTGCGCACCTGCCCGCTGTGCCGCCAGGAGATC
- the LRSAM1 gene encoding E3 ubiquitin-protein ligase LRSAM1 isoform X4, whose protein sequence is MTFLTSLNIPFGAFATCKVLQKKVLIVHTNHLTYLLPKSCSLLSLATIKVLDLHDNQLSALPDDIGQLTALQVLNVERNQLTYLPRSIGNLIQLQTLNVKDNKLRELPDTVGELRSLRTLDISENEIQRLPQLLAHVRTLETLSLDASSMVYPPQEVCSAGTQAIQQFLCKESGLEYYPPSQYLLPVLEQDGADASWDSPDGPTDRFSREEAEWQNRFSDYEKRKEQKMLEKLEFERHLELGQREHAQLLQQSSNQKDEILQTVKEEQSRLEQGLSEHQRYLDAERQRLQEQLKQTEQNIANRIQKLLQENQRQKKSSEILKSLENERIRMEQLMSITQEETENLRRREIASAMQQMLTESCTNRLIQVAYESQRQNLVQQACSSMAEMDERFQQILSWQQMDQNKAISQILQESAMQKAAFEALQVKKDLMHRQIRKQIKLIETELLQLTQLEVKRKSLDTEALQEMISEQRWALSSLLQQLLKEKTQREEELREILTELEAKSETRQENYWLIQYQRLLNQKPLSLKLQEEGMERQLAALLVDLSAEHYLPIFAHHRISLDTLSRMSPGDLAKVGVSEAGLQHEILRRVRELLGAARIQPEPLNPPKGEVPGAMEVPTAPEELPESVSPSAPPAELEVQTSECVVCLEQEAQMIFLNCGHVCCCQQCCQPLRTCPLCRQEIGRASQQTGAPKRPEQEILAVCGPLSPGRERGEQRLWDQI, encoded by the exons ATGACATTCTTGACATCTCTAAAT ATTCCATTTGGGGCTTTTGCAACATGCAAAGTTCTACAGAAAAAG GTGTTGATTGTCCACACGAATCACCTCACTTACCTGCTCCCTAAATCTTGCAGCCTCCTGAGTCTTGCAACCATCAAG GTTCTGGATCTTCACGATAATCAGCTGTCCGCTCTTCCCGACGATATAGGGCAGCTGACCGCCCTCCAG GTATTGAACGTAGAAAGGAATCAACTGACATATCTGCCACGTTCCATTGGGAACCTGATCCAGCTCCAGACCCTCAACGTGAAAG ATAACAAGCTGAGGGAGCTTCCCGACACCGTGGGGGAACTTCGAAGCCTTCGTACCCTTGACATCAGTGAGAACGAGATTCAGAGGCTGCCACAGCTGCTGGCGCACGTTCGAACCCTGGAA ACTCTGAGCCTCGACGCCTCGTCCATGGTTTACCCCCCACAGGAGGTGTGCAGTGCTGGGACCCAGGCCATTCAGCAGTTCCTCTGCAAAG AGTCAGGGCTGGAATACTACCCTCCTTCTCAGTACTTGCTGCCAGTCCTGGAGCAAGATGGGGCTGACGCTTCCTGGGACAGCCCCGACGGCCCCACAGACAGGTTctccagggaggaggcagaatgGCAG aataGGTTCTCAGACTATGAGAAGAGGAAG GAACAGAAGATGCTGGAGAAACTCGAGTTTGAACGGCACCTGGAACTCGGGCAGCGAGAACATGCCCAGCTCCTTCAGCAGAGCAGCAATCAGAAGGACGAGATCCTTCAGACGGTCAAGGAG GAGCAGTCCCGGCTGGAGCAGGGCCTAAGTGAGCATCAGCGCTACCTGGATGCAGAGCGTCAGCGGCTGCAGGAGCAGCTGAAGCAAACGGAGCAGAACATCGCCAACCGGATCCAGAAACTCCTGCAGGAGAATCAGAG GCAGAAGAAAAGTTCTGAGATCTTGAAGTCGCTGGAAAATGAAAG gaTAAGGATGGAACAGTTGATGTCCATCACTCAGGAGGAGACTGAGAACCTGCGGAGGCGTGAGATTGCCT CCGCCATGCAGCAGATGCTGACCGAGAGCTGTACAAACCGGCTCATCCAGGTGGCCTACGAGTCCCAGAGGCAGAATTTGGTCCAGCAGGCCTGTTCCAG CATGGCCGAAATGGATGAGCGATTCCAGCAGATACTGTCATGGCAGCAGATGGATCAGAACAAAGCCATCAGCCAGATCCTGCAGGAG AGTGCCATGCAGAAGGCTGCGTTTGAGGCTCTGCAGGTGAAGAAGGACCTCATGCACCGGCAGATCAGGAAGCAG ATTAAGTTAATAGAAACTGAGTTATTGCAGCTGACACAGCTGGAGGTAAAGAGGAAGTCCCTGGACACAGAGGCATTGCAG GAGATGATCTCAGAGCAGCGCTGGGCCCTGAGCTCCCTGCTCCAGCAGCTGCTCAAGGAGAAGACGCAGCGGGAGGAAGAGCTCCGGGAAATCCTG ACAGAGTTAGAAGCCAAAAGTGAAACCAGGCAGGAAAATTACTGGCTGATTCAGTATCAACGGCTTTTGAACCAGAAACCCTTGTCCTTGAAGCTGCAG GAAGAAGGCATGGAACGCCAGCTGGCGGCCCTCCTGGTGGATCTGTCGGCTGAACACTACCTGCCCATCTTTGCCCACCACCGCATCTCCCTGGACACGCTGAGCCGGATGAGCCCTGGGGACCTGGCCAAG GTGGGCGTCTCGGAAGCCGGCCTGCAGCACGAGATCCTGCGGAGAGTCCGGGAGCTGTTGGGTGCGGCCAGGATCCAGCCAG AGCCACTGAACCCACCCAAGGGTGAGGTCCCTGGGGCCATGGAGGTGCCCACTGCCCCCGAGGAGCTGCCTGAGTCCGTGAGCCCATCTGCTCCCCCGGCAGAGCTGGAGGTGCAGACTTCAGAGTGCGTCGTGTGCCTGGAACAAGAG gccCAGATGATCTTCCTCAATTGCGGCCACGTCTGCTGCTGCCAGCAGTGCTGCCAGCCGCTGCGCACCTGCCCGCTGTGCCGCCAGGAGATC